A genomic window from Exiguobacterium acetylicum DSM 20416 includes:
- a CDS encoding ABC transporter ATP-binding protein, whose translation MNHDINEKAVLKRLLDFVKPFKKQVSIAFILLFITTAAKLGGPYLVKIFIDEYVAPGMYPVQEVALLFTAYLLLHTTGIIVDYLQAFEFQKIALQVIQRLRIDVFRHVMHLRLAYFDRTPAGVLVSRITNDTEAIKELYIGVLSTFVQSGVQLIGTYIFLYLLEPRLATIALLLLPLFYFIIWIYRKYSTKYYAEVRDLLSKINAQLNESINGMAIIQQFRQEKRLMAEFEETNVAHQNGRYKNLKLDSWLLRPIIELLLAISIATLVTYFGVLSFSQTVQVGVVYAFISYMERIFQPVQQIMQRLSEFQQAVVSADRVFKVLDTDEPEPTKQLEGEARVSEGHIVFENVRFSYDGEKDVLKGISFEAKKGQTIALVGHTGSGKSSIINILMRFYAYQSGRILIDGQPLEQLSEEELRQHVGLVLQDSFLFTGTVADNIRLFDSSISFDRVEAAAKFVQADGFINQLDQQYDSPVAERGATFSAGERQLISFARTMARDPKILILDEATSSIDTETEEKVQVALERMRQGRTTIAIAHRLSTIQDADLILVLHQGEVIEQGNHQELIAQDGLYKKMYQLQSGHVTVS comes from the coding sequence ATGAATCATGATATCAATGAAAAAGCCGTCCTGAAGCGATTGCTTGATTTCGTCAAACCGTTCAAAAAGCAAGTCAGCATCGCCTTCATCCTGCTGTTCATCACGACAGCAGCAAAACTCGGGGGACCGTATCTCGTCAAGATTTTCATTGATGAATACGTCGCACCGGGTATGTATCCAGTACAGGAAGTCGCACTCTTGTTTACAGCGTACTTGTTACTGCATACGACAGGGATCATCGTCGATTACTTGCAGGCGTTCGAATTCCAAAAGATTGCACTGCAAGTCATTCAACGCTTACGCATTGATGTGTTCCGTCATGTCATGCACCTACGGCTTGCCTATTTTGACCGGACGCCTGCCGGAGTGCTCGTGTCCCGGATCACGAACGATACGGAAGCAATCAAGGAGCTCTACATCGGTGTCTTGTCGACATTCGTACAAAGCGGTGTTCAGTTGATTGGAACATATATCTTCCTCTATCTACTAGAGCCGCGACTCGCGACGATTGCATTACTGTTGTTACCATTGTTTTATTTCATCATTTGGATTTACCGAAAGTATTCGACGAAGTATTACGCGGAAGTCCGCGATTTACTATCGAAAATCAATGCCCAACTGAACGAATCCATTAACGGGATGGCGATCATTCAACAATTCCGCCAAGAAAAACGCTTGATGGCAGAATTCGAGGAGACGAACGTTGCCCACCAGAATGGACGTTATAAGAACTTGAAGCTCGATAGTTGGTTACTGCGACCAATCATTGAATTGTTACTCGCCATTTCAATTGCGACACTCGTGACGTATTTCGGTGTCCTATCGTTCTCACAAACGGTCCAAGTCGGTGTCGTCTATGCCTTCATCAGCTACATGGAGCGGATTTTCCAACCGGTTCAGCAAATCATGCAACGGTTGTCCGAGTTCCAACAAGCTGTCGTCTCAGCAGACCGTGTATTCAAGGTCCTCGATACGGATGAGCCAGAACCAACGAAACAGCTCGAAGGGGAGGCACGCGTATCGGAAGGACATATCGTCTTTGAAAACGTTCGCTTTAGCTATGACGGAGAAAAAGACGTCTTAAAAGGGATTTCGTTCGAGGCGAAAAAAGGACAGACGATCGCGCTCGTTGGTCATACGGGAAGTGGGAAAAGTTCGATCATTAACATCTTGATGCGTTTTTACGCGTACCAATCGGGTCGGATCTTGATCGATGGTCAACCGCTCGAGCAGTTATCGGAAGAAGAACTACGACAGCACGTCGGACTCGTGTTGCAAGATTCATTCTTGTTCACGGGAACGGTCGCTGATAACATTCGATTATTCGATAGTTCGATTTCCTTTGATCGTGTCGAAGCGGCTGCCAAATTCGTACAAGCCGACGGATTCATCAATCAACTGGACCAGCAATATGATAGTCCCGTTGCGGAACGGGGCGCGACGTTCTCAGCTGGAGAACGTCAGTTGATCTCCTTCGCACGCACGATGGCGCGAGATCCGAAAATCCTGATTCTCGACGAAGCGACGAGTTCGATTGATACGGAGACGGAAGAAAAAGTTCAAGTTGCACTTGAACGGATGCGTCAAGGACGGACGACGATTGCCATTGCTCACCGTCTATCAACGATTCAAGATGCTGATTTGATTCTTGTATTGCATCAAGGAGAAGTGATCGAGCAAGGCAATCACCAAGAATTGATTGCGCAAGATGGTCTGTATAAAAAGATGTACCAGTTGCAATCCGGTCATGTCACGGTTTCTTAA
- a CDS encoding ABC transporter transmembrane domain-containing protein: MGVFRKLGWFFRREWKAYSLGVVSLIFVAALELIPPKIIGTTVNGLSEGSLTKDDLIRLAGTLLLIGVATYIIRYFWRFYIFGASIRLGRLLRSQLYGHFSDLDQSFYKKYRSGDLMAHATNDVQAVSMTAGAGILTLVDSVTMGSFVIITMVTTISWKLTLVSLLPMPLMVYLTSRYGKMLHSRFHDAQEAFSDLNDKVAESISGVRVLKATGEVESDVQTFTDLSDDVVQKNRRVAKIDALFDPTIFGLVGLSYIIAVGYGAYLLQQGEIRIGDIVSFTTYLGLLTWPMLAFGWLFNIVERGRASYDRIERMLAIEPEIKDAKEAATSVSSPELHVGIERFIYDTQPVLQDIDVTLEPGKSLGIVGKTGAGKSTFVRLLSREYDVKQGAITIGGRDIKQLTRDTVRRQVAIVPQDHFLFSASIADNIAFAKPDASMEDIMEAARIAAVHDDILGFKEGYATMVGERGVTLSGGQKQRISIARALLADCPILVLDDALSAVDAKTEEAIIHHFRTADHDQAQIIVAHRLSAVSHTDEIIVLEDGRIIERGTHEQLLAHDGWYKETYDRQQLESLVEQGGRSE, from the coding sequence ATGGGAGTCTTCAGGAAACTCGGTTGGTTTTTCCGACGAGAATGGAAAGCGTATAGTCTTGGGGTCGTCAGTTTGATTTTTGTGGCAGCGTTAGAACTCATTCCACCGAAGATCATCGGGACGACAGTCAACGGTCTGAGTGAGGGAAGCTTGACGAAAGATGATTTGATTCGTCTCGCAGGTACATTGTTGCTCATCGGGGTCGCGACGTACATCATTCGTTATTTTTGGCGTTTTTATATCTTTGGGGCATCGATTCGTCTCGGTCGATTATTACGCAGCCAACTGTATGGGCATTTTTCAGACTTAGATCAATCGTTCTATAAGAAATACCGGAGCGGGGATTTGATGGCGCATGCGACAAACGACGTACAAGCGGTATCGATGACAGCGGGTGCCGGTATTCTAACACTCGTCGACTCGGTGACGATGGGGAGCTTTGTCATTATCACGATGGTCACGACGATCAGTTGGAAGTTGACGCTCGTATCACTCCTACCGATGCCGCTGATGGTCTATTTGACATCACGTTACGGTAAGATGTTGCATTCGCGTTTTCATGACGCACAGGAAGCCTTCTCCGATTTGAACGATAAGGTCGCGGAAAGCATTAGTGGTGTCCGTGTTTTAAAGGCAACAGGAGAAGTCGAGTCTGATGTACAGACGTTTACGGATCTATCGGATGACGTCGTCCAAAAGAACCGTCGTGTCGCAAAAATCGATGCTTTATTTGACCCGACGATTTTTGGATTAGTCGGTCTATCGTACATCATCGCTGTCGGATATGGTGCTTACTTATTACAACAAGGTGAAATCCGAATCGGTGACATTGTCTCATTCACTACATATCTTGGTTTATTGACATGGCCGATGCTCGCCTTCGGTTGGTTGTTCAACATCGTCGAACGGGGTCGTGCTTCTTACGATCGGATCGAGCGGATGCTTGCGATCGAACCGGAAATTAAAGACGCGAAGGAAGCAGCAACGAGTGTTTCCTCACCAGAACTCCACGTTGGGATTGAGCGTTTCATCTATGATACGCAACCGGTCTTACAAGACATCGATGTGACGTTGGAGCCCGGTAAATCGCTCGGCATCGTCGGGAAGACGGGTGCCGGGAAATCGACGTTCGTTCGCTTATTGTCTCGCGAATACGACGTCAAACAAGGCGCCATCACGATTGGTGGACGAGACATCAAACAATTGACACGTGACACCGTCCGTCGTCAAGTAGCGATTGTTCCACAGGATCATTTCTTATTCTCCGCGTCGATTGCCGACAATATTGCCTTTGCAAAACCGGATGCATCAATGGAAGACATCATGGAAGCGGCACGTATTGCAGCAGTCCATGATGATATTCTCGGGTTTAAGGAAGGGTACGCGACGATGGTCGGGGAGCGTGGGGTGACGTTATCCGGCGGTCAAAAACAACGGATCTCGATTGCCCGGGCATTATTAGCAGACTGTCCGATTTTAGTGCTCGATGATGCCTTGTCAGCGGTCGATGCTAAAACCGAGGAAGCGATCATCCATCACTTCCGCACGGCGGATCACGATCAGGCACAAATCATCGTTGCCCATCGCCTGTCGGCTGTGTCGCATACCGATGAGATCATCGTCCTTGAAGACGGTCGGATCATCGAACGAGGCACACATGAGCAATTACTCGCTCATGACGGTTGGTATAAAGAGACGTACGATCGCCAGCAACTAGAATCACTTGTCGAACAAGGAGGGCGTTCCGAATGA